Genomic DNA from Microbacterium neungamense:
GTAGTCGACCGGCGACAGCGAGCGCAGATCGATGACCTCGAGGGAGATCCCCTCGTCCTCGGCGGCCGCGGCGGCGTCGAGAGCGGTGCGCACCATGGCGCCGTACGTGATCACCGTGGCGTCCCGGCCGGGCCGGACGATCTGCGCCAGCCCCATCGGCGGGGCGTCTGCGAGCGGGGCGGCCAGATCGACCTCGTCCTTGTGGTGGTACAGCCGTTTCGGCTCGAAGAAGACGACCGGGTCGTCCGAGGCGATCGCCTGGCGCAGGCAGCGGTACGCGTCCTGCGGGTTGGACACGGCGACCACCCGCAGCCCGGCGGTGTGCACGAAGTACGCCTCGGGCGATTCGGAGTGGTGCTCGGCCGCGCCGATGCCGCCGGCCCACGGGACGCGGATCGTGATCGGCATCCGCACCCGTCCCTGCGTGCGGTAGTGCAGCTTCGCCACCTGCGAGACGATCTGATCGAACGCGGGGTAGACGAAGCCGTCGAACTGGATCTCGACGACCGGCCGGTAGCCGCGGAAGGCGAGCCCGACCGCGGTGCCGACGATGCCGGACTCCGCCAGCGGCGTGTCGATCACGCGCTTGGGGCCGAACTGGTCGAGCAGCCCGTCGGTGATCCGGAAGACCCCGCCGAGGCGGCCGATGTCCTCGCCCAGCAGCACCACCTTGTCGTCGTCGAGCATGGCCTGGCGCAGGCCCGCGTTCAGGGCCTTGCCGAGCGTGAGCTGGACCATGTCACGCCTCCGCGAAGGTGTCGAGGTAGGCCCGGTACTGCTCGCGCTGACGGGCGAGCCCGGAGTGCGGCTCGGCGTAGACGCCGTCGAAGACGGCCAGCGGCGGGCGCGTCGTCATGCCCAGGCAGGCGGCGCGCATCTCACGGGCGGCGGCATCCGCGGCCTCCTGCACGGCGGCGAGGTGCGCCTCGTCGAGCTGACCGGCGGCGCGCAGGTGCGCCTCGAGGCGGGTGATCGGGTCGCGTCGGCGCCATGCCTCCAGCTCGGCATCGTCGCGGTAGCGCTTCGGGTCGTCGGCGGTGGTGTGCGGCCCCATCCGGTACGTCACGGCCTCCAGGTACGCCGGGCCCTTGCCGGAGCGGGCGTGTTCGAGCGCCCAGCGCATCGCGGCCAGGCACGCCAGCACGTCGTTGCCGTCGACGCGCAGGCTCGGGATGCCGAACCCGGGCGCGCGTCCGGCGAGCGGGTACTGCGACTGCAGGCCGACCGGCTCGGAGATCGCCCAGTGGTTGTTCTGGCACACGAAGACGACCGGGGCGCGGTACGAGGACGCGAAGATCATCGCCTCGTTCACATCGCCCTGGCTGGTCGCGCCGTCGCCGAAGTAGGCCACGGCCACCTCGTCGATGCCCTCGTTGCGGATGCCGAGGGCATAGCCGGCCGCGTGCAGCGTCTGCGCGCCGATGATGATCTGCAGCGGCGCCATGCGCAGCGCCGCGGGGTCGTAGGCCGCCCCCTCCTCGCCGCGCCACATGCGCACGTAGTCGCCGGGCTGGGCGCCGCGGACGTACATGACACCGGTCTCCCGGTAGCTCGGGAAGACGAAGTCCTGGGGGGCGAGGGCGCGGGCCGTGCCGATCTGCACGGCCTCCTGGCCCTGGCAGGGCGCCCACAGCCCGAGCTGGCCCTGACGCTGCAGGGCGACGCCCTCGGCGTCGATGCGGCGCAGCACGACCATGTCGCGGTGCAGGTCCCGGAGGGTCTGCGGGGTGAGGTCCGCGAGATGTCGGTCCAGCTGGGGATTCGGCACGCGGGAGCCGTCCGGAGCGAGGATCCGTTCGGCGAGTTCGAGATCGTGAGCGGTGTCCACGATCGGTGCGGTGTGCGGTGACATCGGTGTCCTCCTGACGTGCTGCCCTTGTGGGGCGTCCACGGCGACCGACGGCATCGTCGGCCCTGATTCGAGGGTACGTCCGTGTGACACCTCGCTCAAGCATGTCCGGGGCCGGTGAGCATGTTGCCCAGGCGGTGGCCGGTGCCGCCTGCTATCGTGTGGCACTATGCCCGCGCTCGACCGCACCGATCTCGATCTGCTCACCGCGCTCGCCGAGGACCCGCGGATCACCGTGGTGGCCCTCGCCGAGCGGCTCCGGCTGTCCCGCAACACCATCCAGGCGCGGATGAGCAGGCTCGAGCAGACGGGGGTGTTCCAGTCCTACGAGCGGTCGTTCTCGACCGAGGTGCTGGGGTTCCCGCTGCAGGCGTTCATCAGCATCGGCGTGCGCCAGACGGAGCTGCCGCAGATCATCTCCGAGCTGGCCCGCGTGCCGGAGATCGTGCAGGCGCACGGGCTGAGCGGCTCGGTCGATCTGCTCGCCCGGGTGGCCTGCCGCGACGCGCGCCACCTGTTCGACACGGACGCCCGCATCCTCTCGATCGACGGCGTGGAGCGCACCGAGACCTCGCTGGCGAGGGGCGAGGTGATCCCGTTCCGCGTCGCCGGGCTCATCGGCCTGGCGCGACGGGAAGCCTGAGGAAGCGACGGATCGCGGCGGCCGCCTCGGCCGGCGTCTCGTAGTGGATGAGATGCCCGACGTCGGCGATCTCGACGAGCTCGGCGTGCGGGAACATCGTCGCGAGCCTCCGCTCCGCCTCGATCGGGGTGATGTCGTCCCGCTGCGCCGCGATCAGCAGCGTGGGCACGTCGATGCGGGGGGCGAAGGCGCGCACGTCGTGCGAGACGCTGGTGACGAAGGCGTCGTGCAGCTGGTCGCGATCGGCGAACCGCGAGAAATACGTGTCGTGCTGGTCGTGGATGAAACGGCGGAGCACCGGATCCTTCGTCTTCGCCATCGCGATGCTCATCGCGCGCACGATGAGCGGATGCCGCAGCAGGGCGGTTCCGAGCCGCTCGGGCAGGCGGGCGCCGAGCGTGTAGTAGAGGATGGCGAGCCGGGTGAGCAGCCCCTTCGGCCCCTCCAGGGCCGGGGCGCCGATTGGGTTGATCAGGATGAGGCGCGGCGTCCGCAGGCCCTCCGCGACGGCCGCAGAGGCGACGATCGAGCCGAAGGAGTGGCCGAGGACCACGGCCCCCGGGGCGACCGCGGCGGTGAACGCGGTGAGCCAGCCGGTGTACGCCTCGAGGTCGTGCCGGCCGGAGGGCAGCGGCGGTGTCTCCCCGAATCCGGGGAGGTCGGGTGAGAGCACCCGGACCCCGGGCAGGAAGGCGATCACCGGCTCGAGGCCGTGGTGCTCGCCGCGGAAGCCGTGCACGGCCACGATCGTGGCCGCGGCTTCCGCGGGAGGCGGCCCGTAGACCCAGTACGCCGTGACGGAGCCGTCGATCTCCACCTCACGCCGTTCGACCGGGACCTCCGCGAGGCGCGCAGCGTAGGGGGAGGTCGCGGGCATGGTCCGAGTCTACGGGGGCGGTGTCGGAGCCCACGCTTACCCTGTCGCCATGACCCACGCAGCGCAGCTCCCGTCCTGGATCACCCGGGTCGGCGTGTTCGACCTGGAGACGACCGGTGTCGACGTGACCGCCGACCGCATCGTCACCGCCCACGTCGGCGTGCTCGACGCCCGCGGGCGGGAGATCGCCGCGCGGGACTGGCTGGCCGATCCTGGGGTGGAGATCCCGGAGGGCGCCGCAGCGGTGCACGGCATCACCACGGCGCACGCCCGGGCGCACGGCAGGCCGGCGGCCCAGGTCGTTGCCGAGATCACCCGGGCGCTGCGCACCCTGCTCGCGCAGGGCCTGCCCATCGTGGCGTACAACGCGTCGTACGACTTCTCCCTGCTCGCGCACGAGGCACGGCGGCACGGTGTTCCGGAGCTGGTGGATCCCGCGCCGGTGATCGACCCGTTCGTGATCGACAAGGCCTACGACCGCTACCGGCCGGGGAAGCGCACGCTCGAGATCGTGGCCGCGCACTACGCGGTCGGACTGGACGCCGCACACGAGGCGTCCGCGGATGCGGTCGCCGCGGGGCGCGTGGCGCAGGCTCTCGCCCGCCGGTTCCCGCTGCCAGACTCGCCGGTCGAGCTGCACACCCGGCAGATCGCGTGGGCGCGGGCGCAGGCGTCCAGCCTGACCGAATACTTCATCAGGATCGGCCGGCTGGACCCGGAACAGACCGTGGACGGCACCTGGCCGGTCCGCGGGGAATCCGCCTGAGTCCCCGCTCCGGATCCGGCGGGGTCGGGGCGGGTTTTCGCGTTCGGGGCGCACATACCCCGCCCCGAACGCAGGAATCCGCCCCAAACGGATGCGGAGGGAGAAGAGAGGCCCCGGGATAGAGTAAGCATCCCGGGGCCACCGTCCCAGCATGGCAAAGGAGAAGCGAGAATGGAACTACTCACGTGGATCGTCTCCGCGGCGGCCCTCGGCGTCTCGCTCGCGGCGCTCACCGTCGCCATCCGCGGCGCGCGCAAAGCCCGCCGCTGAACGCACCCGACCCCGATGGCCTGGCCACCGCCCCGCGGTTCGCAGGCTGGGAGATCGGCGCCCCTCGCTTTCATGACCCGCGGTAGCATCGCGAGGCCCTGACCCGCTCCCGAAGAGACCGAATCTCCTCACGCGCGCGGTCTCATCGGCCACGCAGAAGGCCCCCACCTCGGAATCGAGGGTGGGGGCCTTCTTGATGTCTGTCCGGGGACTATCCCGGCGACACGCCGTATGGGACTTAGCGTCCGCCGAAGTTCTTGAAGCGCTGGTTGAACTTCTCCACGCGGCCGGCGGAGTCCATGATGCGCTGCTTGCCCGTGTAGAACGGGTGCGAGGCCGAGGAGATCTCGACGTCGATGACGGGGTACTCCACACCGTCCAGCTCGATCGTCTTGTCGCTGGTCACGGTGGAGCGGGTGAGGAAGGTCTCGCCCGAGCCGAGGTCGCGGAACACGACGGCCTGGTAGTCGGGGTGAATGTCAGTCTTCATGCGGAATCCTTGGATCGCGGAGGGTGTACTTCGGAAAAGCCGGAGGGCACAAGATGCACCAAGGGTCGATTCTATCAGTTGTTGGGCGGGGACAGAAACCCGTCAGGCGGCGCGGGCCGCGAAGCGGCCGCCCTCGGCGGACAGCGCGATCGGCATCCCGAACGCCTCGCTGAGCGAGTCGGACGTGAGCGTCTCCTCGATCGGGCCGGATGCCACCACCCGCCCCTCTCGCAGCAGCAGCATGTGGGTGAACCCGATGGGGATCTCTTCCACGTGGTGGGTGACCATCACCATCGCCGGCGTCGTCGGCGAGCCGGCGTAGCCGCCGAGCAGGCTGAGCAGCTCCTCGCGGGACCCGAGATCGAGGCTGGCGGTCGGCTCGTCGAGGAGCAGCAGCTCCGGGTCGGTCATCACCGCGCGGGCGATCTGCACGCGCTTCTGCTCGCCGTCGCTGAGCGTGCCGAACAGCCGCTCGGACAGGTGCTCGAGCTTCCACTCGGCGAGCACCCGCTGGGCACGGCGCTCGTCGATGCCCTCGTACGCCTCGTTCCAGCGACCGAGCACCGAGTACGCCGCGGTGAGCACGGCGTTCAGCACCGTCTCGTCGCGGGGAACCCGGCGTGCCATCGCCGATGATGCGAAGCCGATCCGCGGCCGGATCTCGAACACATCGGTGCGCCCGAGCGTCTCGCCGAGCACCGTCACGGTTCCCGAGGTGGGATGCAGGAGCGTGTCCGCCAACTGCAGCAGCGTCGTCTTGCCCGCGCCGTTCGGTCCGAGGATGACCCATCGCTGGTCATCCGAGACCGCCCAGGTCACGTGATCGACGATGTTGCGCCCCTCGCGGCGCACGACGACATCGGTGAGTTCCAGAGCACTCGGCATGCCGCCAGCCTATCGCTCAGGCCGTCAGCTCCTCGTAGAGCGCGCGCGTGGTGTCGGCGATGGCACCCCAACTGAACGCGCTGCGGGCGCGCTCGCGTCCGGCGGCGCCGTACTCGGCGGCCCGCGCGGGATCCATCGCCACCTCGCTGAGCGTCGCCGCCAGGTCCGCGACGTACCGGTCCGGGTCGACCGGGGTGCCGGTGCCGTCCTGCAGCTGCTCGATCGGCACCAGGCGCCCGGTGACGCCGTCGTCGACGACCTCCGGGATGCCGCCGGTGGCGGTGCCGACCACCGCCGCGCCGCACGCCATCGCCTCCAGGTTCACGATACCGAGCGGCTCGTACACCGACGGGCACACGAACGTCGTGGCGGCGGTGAGGATCGCGGACAGCTCGTCGCGCGGCAGCATCCGCTCGATCCAGATGACGCCCTGGCGGGTCTGCTGGAGCACCCGCACGAGCTCCTGCACCTCGGCCATGATCTCGGGCGTGTCGGGGGCGCCGGCGCACAGCACGAGCTGCACCTCGGGCGGTAGCTGCTGGGCGGCGCGCAGGAGGTACGGCAGCCCCTTCTGCCGGGTGATCCGCCCGACGAACACGACGGACGGGCGGGACGGGTCCATGCCGATGGATGCCAGGAACTCCGGGTTCTCGACCGGCCGCCAGCGTTCCACATCGATGCCGTTGTGGATCACCCGCACCCGCTCGGGGTCGACCTGCGGGTAGCTGCGGAGGATGTCGTTGCGCATGCCGGCGCTCACGGCGATGATCGCCGCGGCGTTCTCGTAGGCGAGCCGTTCGATGCCGCTCGAGACCGCGTAGCCCCCGCCGAGCTGCTCGGCCTTCCAGGGCCGCAGCGGCTCAAGGCTGTGCGCCGTGAGCACGTGCGGGATGCCGTGCAGCTGCGAAGCGAGGTGTCCGGCGAAGTTCGCGTACCAGGTGTGGCTGTGCACGACGTCGGCGCCGGCGATGTCGCCGACCATGGTGAGATCCGTGCCGAGCGTCTGCACGGCGGCGTTCGCGCCGGCGAGCTCGACCGGCGTCCGATAGGCGTGCGTGCCCGGTTCTCCGCGCTCCGCTCCGAACGCGCGCACCTGCACGTCGATGCTCCGGCGGAGGGCCGCGACGAGCTCCGCGACGTGCACGCCGGCACCGCCGTAGATCTCCGGCGGATACTCCTTCGTCACGATGTCGACTCTCATGACTGAACGCTAGTACACGACGGGATTCGCCCTCTATGGTGGAACCATGTCGGCACCAAAGAAGGTCTTCGGGATCATCCTCGCCGGTGGCGAGGGCAAGCGACTCATGCCTCTCACAGCGGATCGAGCCAAACCCGCGGTGCCCTTCGGGGGCAGTACCGCCTCATCGACTTCGCGATATCCAACCTGATCAACTCGGGGCTGCGGCAGATCGTCGTGCTGACGCAGTACAAGTCCCACAGCCTCGACCGGCACATCTCCCAGACCTGGCGGCTTTCCGCGCTGCTGAACTCGTACGTGGCGTCGGTGCCGGCCCAGCAGCGGCTCGGCAAGCGCTGGTTCTCAGGGTCAGCGGACGCGATCCTGCAGAGCCTCAACCTGATCGTCGACGAGAAGCCGGACATCGTCGTGGTCATCGGCGCCGACCACGTGTACCGGATGGACTTCATGCAGATGGTCCAGGCGCACATCGAGTCCGGCGCGGCCGCCACCGTGGCCGGCATCCGTCAGCCGCTCGCGCTGGCCTCGCAGTTCGGCGTGATCGACGCGGATGCCGAAACCGGCCGCATCCGGCAGTTCCTGGAGAAGCCGACGGATGCCACGGGGCTGACCGACTCCCCCAGCGAGGTGCTCGCCTCGATGGGCAACTACGTGTTCGACGCGGATGCCCTCGTCGCCGCGGTCGAGGCGGACGGGGAGTCCGCGACGAGCGGGCACGACATGGGCGGCGACATCATCCCCTACTTCGTCGACCGCGGCGAAGCCGGGTATTACGACATGAAGCAGAACGACGTCCCGGGCTCGTCGCCACGCGACCGCTCGTACTGGCGCGATGTGGGGACCATCGAGTCGTTCTTCGACGCGCACATGGACCTCATCTCCACGCTGCCCGTGTTCAACCTGTACAACACGGACTGGCCGATCCACGCGCAGTCGGTGAACTCGCCGCCGGCGAAATTCGTGCGCGACTCGGTGGGCCGGATCGGGAACGCGATCGACTCGATCGTCTCGCTCGGCTCGGTCCTCTCCGGCACGCATCTGGAGCGCAGCGTGGTCGGGCCGTGGACGCTCGCCGCGGGCGGGTCGACGATCACGGACTCCGTGCTGTTCGACGGGGTGCGGGTCGGTGCCGGGGCGCGCGTGCGCCGGGCGATCCTGGACAAGAACGTGGTGCTCGAGGACGGAGCGACGGTCGGTGTGGACCGGGAGCGCGACCTGGAGCGCGGTTACACGGTGACCGAGTCCGGGATCACGGTGGTGGGCAAGGGCGTGCACGTCGCGCGCTGACCGCTACGCTCGATCGGGTGACCGCAGCGCGCTTCCTCGTCGTCCTCGATGCCGATTCCACGCTCATCCAGGATGAGGTGATCGAACTCCTCGCCGAGGAGGCCGGCCGGCGCGAGCAGGTGCAGGCCGCGACGGAGGCGGCCATGCGCGGCGAGGTGGACTTCGCCGCCAGCCTGCGCTCGCGGGTGGCGGCGCTCGAGGGAGTGCCGGAGACGGCCTTCGAGACGGTCCGCGCGCGGGTGCGTCCGACCCCCGGCGTCCACGAGCTGATCGAGGCGGTGCATGAGCGCGGCGGCGTGGTCGGCGTCGTCTCGGGCGGGTTCCACGAGATCCTCGACCACATCGCGCCGGCGCTCGGCGTGGACCGCTGGCGCGCGAACCGGCTCGCGATCGCGGCGGCCGCGCTGTCAGGGCTGGTGGACGGCGCCATCGTGGATGCCGCGGCGAAGGCCGCCGCCCTCCAGGAGTGGGCGGACGAACTGGGCGTGCCGCGGCGGGCCACGATCGCGATCGGCGACGGTGCGAACGACCTGCTGATGATGGCGGCGGCCGGCCTCGGCATCGCTTTCAACGCGAAGCCCGCCGTCCGCCAGGCGGCGAGCCTCGTGGTCGGGCCGGTGGACCTGCGCGAGGTCATCCCGCTCCTGCCCTGAGCCGTCCCGGGCTCATCCCGAGCTCTGCCGTGAGCGGATGCCGGGGGCCGATGTCGGCGGCATCCCGTAGCGTCGGGACCATGGACATCATTCTGGTTCCCCGGTCTCTGGCTCGACGCGTCCTCCTGGGACGAGGTGACACCAACGCTGGAGGCCGCCGGCCTCCGCCCGCATCCGATGACGATGCCTGGCGTCGACGAGCCGCACCCCGACGGGATCGGGCTCGCGGAATGGGTGGCGGCGGCGGTCGAGCGCATCGACGCGCTTCCCGGCGAGGTCGTGCTCGTGGGGCACTCCGGCGGCGGCAGCGTCGTGTGGGGTGCGGCGGATGCCCGGCCCGACCGTGTGGCGCGGGTGGTGTTCGTCGACACCGTGCCCACGCCGCCCGGCTTCCCGATCAACGACTTCGAGACCGAGATGCTGATGGGCGAGTACGACCGCGAGGCTCTGGAGCGCGAGCTGGAGAAGTGGGGGCCGTACGCCGACGAGTACCGCGCGATCGAGGACGTCGAGGTGGCGCGGATCGGCTCGGCGCACTGGCCGCAGTTCAGCTGGCCGCAGCGGCTCGGCGAGCTGCTCGTGGAGGCGGTGAAGCGCTAGGCCCGCGGGGTGGTGCTCAGTGGCCCATCCCGAGGCCGCCGTCCACCGGGATGACCGCGCCGGAGATGTAGGCGGCGTCGTCGGAGGCGAGCCAGGTCACCACGCCGGCGACCTCGTCGGCGGTCGCGAAGCGCCCCGCCGGGATGTTCGCCTTGTACTGCTTCTGGGTCTCCTCGGGCAGCTCGGCGGTCATGTCGGTCTCGATGAAGCCCGGAGCGACGACGTTCGCGGTGATCCCGCGGCCGCCCAGCTCCCGGGTGAGCGAGCGGGCGAAGCCGACCAGGCCGCTCTTGGAGGCGGCGTAGTTGACCTGGCCTGCCGAGCCGTACAGGCCGACGACGCTGGAGATGAGGATGACGCGGCCGAACCGGGCGCGCAGCATCCCCTTCGAGGCGCGCTTGACGACGCGGAAGGAGCCGCCCAGGTTCGTGGCGACGACGCTGTCGAAGTCGTCCTCCGACATCCGCATCAGCAGGGTGTCCTTGGTGATCCCGGCGTTCGCGACGACGATCTCGACCGGGCCGAGCTGCCGCTCGACCTCAGTGAAGGCGGCGTCGACGGCCGCGGCATCCGTCACGTCGGCCCGCACGGTGAGCGTCCCCTCCGGGCCCTCGCCGCTGCGGGCGGTGACCGCGACCCGGTACCCCTCGCGGACGAAGCGCTCGGCGATCGCACGACCGATGCCGCGGTTTCCGCCGGTGACGAGGACGACGCGATCCGTGCTCATGAGGGGCTCCTGCCTGTTCGTTCGGGACCGAGGACATCCTATCGGCGGGGCCGGGCGGACGCGTCCGGGCACCCCCGCGCGGCGTAGGCTGGAAGCACCGTGAAGCACACCCGACACGCCCCCGCTGTCACCTCTCTGCCGCAGGCGCCGCATGATGAGGCGAGCCACCGCGTGCGCCGGTATGCGCTCACCATGGGCATCCGGATGGTGTGCTTCCTGCTGATGGCGTTCGTGCAGCCCTACGGCTGGTGGACGTGGGTGTTCGCGATCGCCGCGGCCGTGCTGCCGTACATCGCCGTCGTCTTCGCGAACGCCGGCAGCGACAGTGTGGAGACGCGCGTGGAGTCCCCGGGCCCGCAGCTCGGCGCGCCCGCGACGACGGGACCGGAGCCGACGGCGCCGGACGTGATCACGATCCACGAGAGCCCCGACCGCGGGGATGCGCGGGCCGACGAGCGGGACGAGGGGAAGTGACCGAGGAGTTCGAGTGCTCCCGCGCGGGATGCCGGCGCACCGCGACTCATCACGTCGTGTGGCGCAACCCGCGCATCCACGGCGAGGATCGCCGCAAGATCTGGCTGGCCTGCGATGAGCACGTCGGGTATCTGGGCGACTACCTGCGTGCGCGCGACTTCCCCGTCGACGTGCGAGAGGGTCTTCCCGAGTGAGCCGGCGGATGCTGCGCTGGGGCGCCTATCTGCTGGTGGCCGCGGGCTTCGCGGTCGCCTGCGCGTTCCTGTCGCACTGGCAGTTCGACCGCAACGAAGAGCGTGCGCGCCAGATCGCGCTCGTGGAGCGGAACTACGATGCGCCCGCCGCCCCGCTCGACGCGGTGCTGGACGGCGATGAGCTCGACCCCGGTGACGAGTGGCGTCCGGTCGAACTGCACGGCGAGTATCTCGCCGATCAGCAGGTGCTGGTGCGGAACCGTCCCCACGGCGGCACGAGCGCCTTCGAGGTGCTGGTCCCGTTCCGCGACCGCAGCGGCCTGGTGCTGCTGGTGGATCGGGGCTGGGTGCCGCCGGGGGACGGCGACGCCCCGGATGCGGTCCCGGCGCCGCCCTCCGGCGAGGTGACGGTGATCGCCCGGCTGCGTCCCGGCGAGCCGCTGCCCTCCTCCGGGCGGGGCGCGCCCGAGGGACAGGTGCCGACGATCCACCTGCCGACCGTGGACGCGGCGGTCGACGCCGCGCTCGTCACGGGCGCGTACGGGCAGCTGGTGTCGGAGACGCCGCCGGCCGACCGCACGCCCGGCGGGTTCGAGTCGCCCACCGAGGACCCGGGGCCGCACCTGTCGTACGCGATCCAGTGGATCCTGTTCGCCGTGATGGGCTTCGGGTTCATCGGCTACGTGATCCGCACCGAGATCGTGAAGGCCCGCGAGGATGCCGGTGAGCGCCCCGCCCGTGCCTCTCGCCGGCGCGATCGCGACGCCGACGACGAGGACGCCCTGCTCGACGCCGCCCAGCGGTAGCCGCCCGCGGTAGCCGCCCAGCGGTAGCCGCCCGCGGTAGCCGCCCGCGGTAGCCACCCGCGGTAGCGGCCGGGTGCGGTTCGGGTTCAGGCGGCCAGGTCGAATCGTGCCCGGCCGCCGCGCCGGGGTGTGCGCTGAGGGTCCAGCCAGGGCGGCGGGATGAAGACCGGCGTCGCCGTCACGCCCGTCCCCTCGATGCGTATCTCCCAGCCGTCGTCGTGGATGCGGTGATGGCAGGCGACGCAGAGCAGGATGCCGTTGCTGAGATCCGTGCCTCCGCCGTCCCGCATCCACCAGCGCAGGTGATGCGCCACCACGTACCCCGGGCGGTGCCCCGCAGAAAGCGCACCCGCCGTCGCGTTCGCACCTGGGCGTCCGCGGCCATCCGCCGCGCGGTCGCCGCCGAAACCGGCTGGGTGATCCCGTCGATCGTGGCCGTCCCCGCGCCGCTCTGGAGATCGGAGAGCGAGATGCGGACCACGACCGTGGTCGTCGCCAGCGTCGGCATCTTCGTGCAGCCGAGCGCGTGCCGGCAGAGGTCGGCGAGGGCGTCGGCCTGCATCTGCTTCACCGAGCGCGGCCACGATCGACGCACCGGTCTCGGGATCGAACCGCCCCTCGACCCGGATGCATCCCTCGCGGTCGCTCGACGAGGTGCCATTCCATCTCGGCCGCGCTGTCCGCGTCGGCGCGGGGCGCGACACTGTCCAGCATCCGGATGATCTCCGACGCGGCGGCGACCGAGAGCTCCCCCGCGTCGAGCGCTCGCGCGACGTGCGGATGCTTGGCCGGCATCCGTTCTCCCGAGATCGACGTGCGCGGCGCCGGACGAAGGAGTCGCGCCCGAGATCGGCGGTGGACCGCCGGGCCACCTCGGCGGCGATCTTCACATGCGCCGCCTCGACGCACCGCCGCAGCGTTCCGAACGCCGCGTTGACCGCGGCGAGTTCGGCGTCGGTCAGCGCGTCCGGCACACGGTCGCCGCCGACCGCGATCAACGCGTCGAGCGCCTCCGCGATCCGTGTCGACGAATTTCGAGTACGGACCGCCGGCCCGGAGCCTCAGGCGAGCTCGATGAGCTCCTGGTACTCCTTGCTCCACAGGTCCTCGACCCCGTCGGGCA
This window encodes:
- a CDS encoding SURF1 family cytochrome oxidase biogenesis protein translates to MSRRMLRWGAYLLVAAGFAVACAFLSHWQFDRNEERARQIALVERNYDAPAAPLDAVLDGDELDPGDEWRPVELHGEYLADQQVLVRNRPHGGTSAFEVLVPFRDRSGLVLLVDRGWVPPGDGDAPDAVPAPPSGEVTVIARLRPGEPLPSSGRGAPEGQVPTIHLPTVDAAVDAALVTGAYGQLVSETPPADRTPGGFESPTEDPGPHLSYAIQWILFAVMGFGFIGYVIRTEIVKAREDAGERPARASRRRDRDADDEDALLDAAQR
- a CDS encoding DUF3099 domain-containing protein, which encodes MKHTRHAPAVTSLPQAPHDEASHRVRRYALTMGIRMVCFLLMAFVQPYGWWTWVFAIAAAVLPYIAVVFANAGSDSVETRVESPGPQLGAPATTGPEPTAPDVITIHESPDRGDARADERDEGK
- a CDS encoding HNH endonuclease, giving the protein MRDGGGTDLSNGILLCVACHHRIHDDGWEIRIEGTGVTATPVFIPPPWLDPQRTPRRGGRARFDLAA
- the fabG gene encoding 3-oxoacyl-ACP reductase FabG — encoded protein: MSTDRVVLVTGGNRGIGRAIAERFVREGYRVAVTARSGEGPEGTLTVRADVTDAAAVDAAFTEVERQLGPVEIVVANAGITKDTLLMRMSEDDFDSVVATNLGGSFRVVKRASKGMLRARFGRVILISSVVGLYGSAGQVNYAASKSGLVGFARSLTRELGGRGITANVVAPGFIETDMTAELPEETQKQYKANIPAGRFATADEVAGVVTWLASDDAAYISGAVIPVDGGLGMGH